CCTGGACAATTGGTCGATGACAAAGTGGACGTTGCGCGCGGTTATCTTGGACAGTCCGATCGCCATCTTGCCGGTATGCTGGCCCCTGATCGAATAGTCGCCGATATTTTTTGCACCCAGCAAGCCGTTCGGCGCCCCCTGAGAGGCTTGTCGACGGCCGTCGCCGGCAGCCGCGCTGGGGATCGCGACATGAATGCCCGGATCATCGGAAAAATGCTCGCCCGGGGCCAGGTTGGCGGCCCGCCATGCATCGAAGAACAGCTTCTTTCGTTCGGCCATCGTGGTCCTGACATTGTCGATATGGTCGTCCATGTAGCCCCGGCCGATGAACTCGGCCATCACCGACAGGGCGCCGTTCTCGGGCGACAGTCCGAGAAAAGATTGAAGGTTTTGAAGCGTGTCGACGATCTCTTTCGGCGCCAGCAGGAAGCCGAGCTGGTTTCGATAGGAGAAGAACTTGCTTAAGGAGCCGATATAGATCGTGCCGCCCGCCTCGGTCAGCGAATAGTAGGGGTTTCGGTTTTCCGTATAGACGCCGAGACAGCCTTCGTAATCGTCTTCCACGATCATGATGTGGTGGGCGCGCGCCCATTCGACGATCTCCAGCTTTCGCGCGAGGGTGACCCGCGTGCCGGTCGGAAACTGCACCGCCGATGAGGTCAGGATCATTCTGACGCCGGCCGGGTCGATGTCGAACGGAGCGGCGCCCTCGGCGTCATTGCCGACCGGGACGATGACCAGGCCGGCAAATCGCAAGGCCGCGCAGGACAGGGGGTGTCCGGGATCCTCGGCCATGCAGCGTTCGCCGGGGTTGGCCAGCGCCATGCCGAGCAGCGACAGCGACGGCCAGGTCCCCTTGGTCACCAGGATGTTGTCCGGATGGGCATCGACGTTGCTGCAGGTCCTGAGCCGGCTGCTGACGAAAGACTTGATCTGCCACAGGCTGTCGGTCCGATGGGTCCGCAGCGCGCGCGTCGCGCTCTCGGCCAGGCGCTCCGCTGCCCGCCACTGGGCCAGTGGAAACAGATCCGGATGGTTGTTCCCCGGCAGCAGCAATGTGCCGTCCGAAAGCGCGACCTCGCGCGCGGCCCCGCGGAAGCTGGTGATCCGGCTGGAATAGCGGACGGGCGGGGTCTCGCCCTTCGGCTTGTAGTCGAAATTGACGAAGGTCCCGGATCCGTTCTGCGAGACCAGCAGACCGTCGATGATCAGCTGTTCGTAGACCTCGACGATGACCCCGCGGGACACGCCGAGGAGTTTCGCAAGCGCCCGCTGCGACGGCATGCGGGCATGCCTGGGAATGTGCCCGGCGATGATCTTGTCGCGGATCCCGCTGGCGAGCTGTCGCGTCACCGAGCCGGCCGAAAGCGGAATGCTGCGGAACAGGGCGTGCATCTCTTCACCGAACGGGTCTTTGGCAATCCGGAACAATTTCACCTGCAGACATGGTCCCCACCGAGGCGTCCCCAAAAGGCGTTCCCAAAGACGTCCGACAGCCGATCGGACAATCGCCGCGAGCTGCTCTCTCCGCCGGTTTGCCCGGCGCGACGGTTCCCTGGCGGGGCCGCAACCACGGCATGATAAGGACCGCTTCCCGGTCGGCACAGGACCGGTTTCCTGCGCCCGGCAGGACCACTCGCCGGCCGCGGCGATGGCCTCTCCGGCGCAACCGAAGGGTGGACCACCGGCTGCGTCTGAAGTGGTCCTGTCCGCCGCATCATCTCTGCGCTTCCGTGCGCTCCAGACGTTTCCGCGCAAGGGTGGCCCATGACCGGTTCGATGCTGACAGCCAACTCGATGTTTCC
This portion of the Phreatobacter stygius genome encodes:
- a CDS encoding PLP-dependent aminotransferase family protein; protein product: MAGLVARRDVAIANPDIVIDEGLLANLAARHRARLALVGPNEDEVVWKHRVGCQHRTGHGPPLRGNVWSARKRRDDAADRTTSDAAGGPPFGCAGEAIAAAGEWSCRAQETGPVPTGKRSLSCRGCGPAREPSRRANRRREQLAAIVRSAVGRLWERLLGTPRWGPCLQVKLFRIAKDPFGEEMHALFRSIPLSAGSVTRQLASGIRDKIIAGHIPRHARMPSQRALAKLLGVSRGVIVEVYEQLIIDGLLVSQNGSGTFVNFDYKPKGETPPVRYSSRITSFRGAAREVALSDGTLLLPGNNHPDLFPLAQWRAAERLAESATRALRTHRTDSLWQIKSFVSSRLRTCSNVDAHPDNILVTKGTWPSLSLLGMALANPGERCMAEDPGHPLSCAALRFAGLVIVPVGNDAEGAAPFDIDPAGVRMILTSSAVQFPTGTRVTLARKLEIVEWARAHHIMIVEDDYEGCLGVYTENRNPYYSLTEAGGTIYIGSLSKFFSYRNQLGFLLAPKEIVDTLQNLQSFLGLSPENGALSVMAEFIGRGYMDDHIDNVRTTMAERKKLFFDAWRAANLAPGEHFSDDPGIHVAIPSAAAGDGRRQASQGAPNGLLGAKNIGDYSIRGQHTGKMAIGLSKITARNVHFVIDQLSRRYALT